A genomic stretch from Sphingobacterium sp. ML3W includes:
- a CDS encoding site-specific integrase yields MEENRNIRYYVAMDSRVNAKGLSTVYIRFWEGDVKTDFNTDIKWPKNNLDEKNQLLISRYDGDPDVDAHNAKLNHIKTIINKMTTKAYVDDYTIRLSQIIDSITNNKVYVNFYLFMTEEIRDRYKSKQISYESYRKHKSSLQRFSEFWGSDYIPISEITKDKISKFDAYQKSKDKMHNTVSAYHKDIKTYINRAVAKRIIKENPYKDFKFNWVRGDREALEQEDVTALMILYEEKLLRPDHQEILRRVLFSCLTGVRISDTHRLKKENIRDRWLVFRPKKGERFGKLMKVPLNDYARDLVIDAEDFLFKSFSDDYINEVFKIIAARAQIDKHLTYHSTRDTFGTIYIELGGDPFSLMELMGHTNIATTQLYVKMAARKKKSLVQNFNSLIPK; encoded by the coding sequence ATGGAAGAAAACAGGAATATCCGCTATTATGTGGCTATGGATTCGCGTGTAAACGCAAAAGGATTGTCAACGGTTTATATACGATTTTGGGAAGGTGATGTAAAAACAGACTTTAACACCGATATAAAATGGCCGAAAAACAATCTCGACGAAAAAAACCAATTACTTATCTCAAGATACGACGGTGATCCGGATGTGGATGCTCATAATGCAAAATTGAATCATATCAAGACGATCATCAATAAAATGACTACCAAAGCCTATGTCGATGATTATACAATAAGACTCAGCCAAATCATTGATAGCATTACCAATAATAAAGTCTATGTCAATTTCTATCTGTTCATGACTGAGGAAATCAGGGATAGGTATAAATCTAAGCAAATCAGCTACGAGTCATACCGAAAACACAAATCCAGTTTACAGCGATTTTCTGAATTTTGGGGATCCGATTATATTCCTATATCTGAAATAACAAAGGATAAAATATCGAAATTTGACGCCTACCAAAAAAGTAAGGATAAAATGCACAATACGGTATCTGCTTACCACAAGGATATCAAAACATATATCAATAGAGCAGTAGCAAAGCGTATCATTAAAGAAAATCCATACAAAGATTTTAAGTTTAATTGGGTTCGGGGCGACCGTGAAGCCTTGGAACAGGAAGACGTTACAGCGCTCATGATTCTTTATGAAGAGAAATTACTCAGACCAGATCATCAGGAAATATTGAGACGCGTGCTATTTTCCTGTTTGACAGGTGTACGTATTTCCGATACCCACAGACTAAAAAAAGAAAATATAAGAGATAGATGGTTAGTTTTTAGACCGAAAAAAGGTGAACGGTTCGGAAAACTTATGAAAGTACCATTGAATGATTATGCTCGCGATTTGGTAATCGATGCTGAGGACTTTTTGTTTAAATCATTCTCCGATGACTATATAAATGAAGTATTCAAAATTATAGCAGCTCGCGCCCAGATAGACAAACATCTTACCTATCATAGTACACGTGATACCTTTGGTACTATTTACATCGAACTCGGTGGAGATCCATTTTCATTAATGGAACTCATGGGCCACACCAATATTGCTACAACCCAGTTATACGTAAAGATGGCAGCAAGAAAGAAAAAGTCTCTTGTTCAAAATTTCAACTCATTGATACCAAAATAA
- a CDS encoding N-acetylmuramoyl-L-alanine amidase: MQIKDNKLVGVAFRATPNKGSVITPIYIVMHYDAAPNATSAINWMTDPKSQVSAHLHISRDGVVTQLVPFNQKAWHAGVSKWNGLTGLNSYSIGIELQNTGTQEYTDVQLNTAVEVCKAIIANYGIQDIIGHSDIAPGRKPDPGKQFPWYMFKPLIK; encoded by the coding sequence ATGCAAATCAAAGACAACAAACTAGTTGGAGTGGCTTTTCGGGCCACTCCAAACAAAGGGAGCGTTATCACTCCTATTTATATCGTGATGCATTACGATGCAGCGCCAAATGCCACAAGTGCGATTAATTGGATGACTGATCCAAAAAGCCAGGTCTCAGCGCATTTGCACATTAGCCGGGATGGAGTGGTTACGCAATTGGTACCATTCAATCAAAAGGCCTGGCACGCTGGTGTGAGCAAATGGAATGGCTTGACAGGACTAAACAGTTACAGCATCGGTATTGAGTTGCAGAATACGGGAACACAAGAGTATACCGATGTTCAACTCAATACAGCTGTTGAAGTTTGCAAAGCTATTATTGCAAATTATGGTATTCAGGATATCATTGGCCATAGTGACATCGCTCCTGGAAGAAAACCGGATCCAGGTAAGCAATTCCCCTGGTATATGTTCAAACCATTGATAAAATAA
- a CDS encoding phage tail tape measure protein has protein sequence MARQRTDTEAVIRLVIDGKQAQTSAKELQDTIRRLRTELNNMRREDNPAEYDRRVEELRRVREAWEAVRHEINGTTRETRSFRDEMKSLVADALGGLSITGIGYAIANGAKTFVQKNAEISDSYARVQKTTGLTEEAVDRLNDKFKKMDTRTANAELLGLAEVAGKLGISAEREVEGFVRAADKIGVALGEDLGGTEEAINSLGKLTDIFKLKDTFGIEDALIKVGSAINTLGASGTAAESELVDFANRLAGVAPAANISLPAVLGIASAQSELGQSMESASTAIGQFIVGIGSDIPRYAKIAGMSVSEFSSLLKNDANEALLRVLANAKSTGGGLEVMAKNMGVLEVSGSRGIAALSSMAENIDLVRKRQQEATSSFDEGTSIMDEFNTMNNTLGANLDKLSNRLSNAWQKSGMRSWLTDITAAMVDTRSGIDQLISSSRNQDKAFEDKGKELTKLTDRYDILKSQVSLNKAEESELKEIIQQISKVLPESVTEWNAYGEALDINRQKVYQMSLAEQELYNIRHKGEIDSLNGIFEAQKQYSEVMAKNAKDSQNRLNNSKEGGFLSLFGIDKKGVWKSEITEFTNRSKVASDDAYRAILELQKRGQKLTDEQEKYLYEIEKSRSVMLDPDLPGAKPATGKTLEGTKKTKSGKSDAEKEIDKAAEMYKKLVKASEDFGATQLLESLSQNEKELQAERDKYQKQIDAWEEFKSQKGASREQQVEADGRIALLEVERESSLSNLRLKQATDTNRKIEELNTGLANKHASELQKERDNINKFYDELEREAANDAAVLVKLKEDRAKALADAVVREESRIKDETKRLESETENSSSNRYDKKLEKIKTAYTSELEQLKAKFDAELLETEAFLQLKAALEAKYDIQRNNVEIDRQKERRGALLDIAQSTADAVAAIMSNNRQAELDAVLSNLDKQREKELSNKNLTENQKKAINDKYDKQVRAEKLRAWKADQKASIIQSVINTALAVTKALPNVWLAAAAAAAGLAQTAIIATQKPPQFAKGGFIPAGPSHAQGGINLVDRRNNLIANIEGGEPILSRDTYANNKDVVDALIYNSQRRNGASIGINSDAIIAEESTRRSSSGTVVVPPPVVNYSGAEKIDYNQFAKIIKGYVDDKISKIEVVQSYHLVQDHNQKIVNIQNSVDS, from the coding sequence ATGGCTAGGCAGAGAACAGATACAGAAGCCGTCATTCGGTTAGTGATTGATGGGAAGCAGGCGCAAACATCTGCAAAAGAATTGCAGGATACAATTAGGCGACTGCGCACTGAGTTGAACAATATGCGCCGGGAGGATAACCCGGCGGAATATGATCGACGCGTGGAAGAATTGCGGCGCGTTCGTGAGGCTTGGGAAGCTGTAAGGCATGAGATTAACGGGACAACACGGGAAACAAGATCATTTCGTGATGAGATGAAATCCTTAGTGGCAGATGCATTGGGCGGATTGTCAATAACAGGTATCGGATATGCAATTGCCAACGGTGCCAAAACCTTTGTACAAAAGAATGCAGAAATATCTGATTCGTATGCGCGGGTACAAAAAACTACCGGACTGACCGAGGAAGCCGTGGATCGATTGAACGATAAGTTCAAAAAGATGGATACACGCACAGCCAATGCAGAATTGCTCGGATTGGCTGAGGTAGCTGGAAAATTGGGTATATCTGCTGAACGTGAGGTTGAAGGATTTGTTAGAGCCGCTGATAAGATCGGTGTGGCACTTGGGGAGGATCTTGGGGGAACCGAAGAGGCTATAAATTCACTCGGTAAATTAACCGATATCTTCAAATTGAAAGATACTTTCGGTATCGAAGATGCGCTAATAAAAGTCGGTTCAGCAATCAATACATTGGGTGCATCCGGTACTGCAGCTGAAAGCGAATTAGTTGATTTTGCTAATCGTCTGGCAGGTGTGGCCCCGGCGGCGAATATTTCACTCCCTGCTGTCCTGGGGATAGCTTCCGCACAATCAGAACTTGGGCAATCAATGGAATCTGCCAGTACTGCAATAGGTCAGTTTATTGTTGGCATTGGATCCGATATACCGCGATACGCAAAAATTGCAGGTATGTCCGTATCAGAATTTAGCTCATTACTGAAAAATGATGCGAACGAAGCATTATTAAGGGTATTAGCCAATGCTAAATCTACTGGTGGAGGTTTGGAGGTAATGGCAAAAAATATGGGCGTATTGGAAGTGTCCGGTTCACGCGGTATTGCTGCTTTGAGTTCAATGGCTGAAAACATTGATCTTGTCCGTAAACGTCAACAGGAGGCTACATCATCATTTGATGAAGGTACCTCTATTATGGATGAGTTCAATACCATGAACAATACGCTTGGGGCTAACTTGGATAAGTTATCCAATCGTTTATCCAATGCGTGGCAAAAATCAGGTATGCGTAGTTGGCTGACAGATATAACAGCTGCAATGGTTGATACTCGTTCGGGTATTGATCAACTAATTTCTTCATCACGAAATCAGGATAAAGCATTCGAAGATAAAGGAAAAGAATTAACCAAACTTACTGATAGGTATGATATCTTAAAAAGTCAGGTTTCTCTTAACAAGGCTGAGGAAAGTGAACTAAAAGAAATTATTCAGCAAATTTCAAAAGTATTGCCTGAGTCGGTTACAGAATGGAATGCCTATGGTGAAGCTTTAGATATTAACAGACAGAAAGTTTATCAAATGTCGCTAGCTGAACAGGAATTATATAACATTCGACATAAAGGCGAAATTGACAGCTTAAACGGAATTTTTGAAGCGCAAAAGCAATATTCTGAGGTTATGGCAAAGAATGCTAAGGATTCTCAGAATAGATTGAACAATTCAAAAGAAGGTGGGTTCTTATCCCTTTTTGGTATTGATAAAAAGGGTGTTTGGAAATCTGAGATTACCGAATTTACCAATAGAAGTAAGGTTGCAAGCGATGATGCTTACCGTGCAATTTTGGAATTGCAAAAGCGTGGGCAAAAGTTGACCGATGAACAGGAAAAGTATTTGTATGAAATTGAGAAATCCCGTTCGGTAATGTTGGATCCTGACCTGCCGGGAGCAAAGCCAGCAACTGGAAAAACATTAGAAGGTACAAAGAAAACGAAGTCCGGTAAATCAGACGCGGAAAAGGAGATCGATAAGGCCGCTGAGATGTACAAAAAACTGGTCAAAGCATCCGAGGATTTTGGAGCTACTCAACTTTTGGAATCTCTCTCTCAAAATGAAAAGGAATTACAGGCTGAACGCGATAAATATCAAAAACAGATTGATGCGTGGGAGGAATTCAAATCGCAAAAAGGAGCTTCCAGGGAACAACAGGTGGAAGCTGATGGCCGTATTGCTCTCTTAGAAGTAGAACGTGAATCCTCCCTTTCAAACCTTCGTTTAAAACAGGCTACGGATACAAACCGGAAAATTGAGGAGCTTAATACTGGTTTAGCGAATAAACATGCGTCCGAACTCCAAAAAGAGCGTGACAATATCAATAAGTTTTACGACGAACTGGAGCGCGAAGCCGCCAATGATGCAGCTGTCTTAGTAAAATTAAAAGAAGATCGTGCAAAGGCGTTGGCAGATGCCGTCGTTCGCGAAGAATCCCGAATTAAGGACGAAACAAAGCGTCTGGAATCTGAAACAGAGAATTCATCGTCCAATAGATACGATAAAAAGCTTGAGAAAATTAAGACGGCTTATACATCTGAACTCGAACAACTGAAAGCAAAGTTTGATGCAGAGCTTTTGGAAACCGAAGCCTTTTTGCAGTTAAAAGCGGCGTTAGAGGCTAAGTATGATATTCAACGGAATAATGTCGAAATTGATAGGCAAAAGGAAAGAAGGGGTGCATTATTGGACATTGCACAATCGACTGCAGATGCTGTTGCTGCAATTATGTCGAATAATCGACAGGCAGAATTGGACGCTGTTCTTTCCAATCTTGACAAGCAACGGGAGAAAGAACTTTCTAATAAAAATTTAACGGAAAATCAGAAAAAGGCGATTAATGATAAGTATGATAAACAAGTAAGAGCCGAAAAATTAAGAGCCTGGAAAGCCGATCAAAAAGCGTCCATTATCCAATCTGTCATTAACACTGCTTTGGCTGTCACAAAAGCCTTACCTAACGTTTGGTTGGCAGCGGCGGCGGCGGCAGCAGGTTTGGCGCAAACAGCAATTATTGCTACGCAGAAACCTCCGCAATTTGCCAAAGGTGGATTCATCCCGGCTGGGCCATCCCACGCTCAGGGAGGTATCAACCTAGTAGATCGTCGGAATAACCTTATTGCTAATATTGAAGGTGGTGAACCGATTTTATCGCGCGATACGTATGCCAATAATAAAGATGTGGTAGACGCTTTGATTTACAATAGCCAGCGGCGTAACGGTGCATCTATCGGCATAAATTCTGATGCAATAATAGCTGAGGAATCAACACGAAGATCGTCAAGTGGTACTGTTGTCGTGCCTCCTCCAGTTGTAAATTATTCCGGCGCGGAAAAAATCGACTATAATCAATTTGCAAAGATTATTAAAGGGTATGTTGATGATAAAATTTCAAAAATTGAAGTTGTCCAAAGTTATCATTTGGTACAGGATCATAATCAGAAAATTGTCAATATCCAAAATAGCGTAGATTCTTAG